The genomic stretch TGATTATGAAAGAAAAGAGTTTTGACAAAAGTATTTTATCAGATGCAATATTGCAGTCATTTATGAAATTGAATCCGGCAGCGCAGTTACGGAATCCTGTTATGTTCGTGGTATATGTCGGTGCTATATTTACATCATTTCTATTCCTGTTATCCTTTGCTGGGATAAAGGATGAAAGCAGTGGGTATACCTTTGCAATAGCAATGATTTTATGGTTTACCTGCCTCTTTGCTAACTTTGCGGAAGCAATTGCGGAAGGGAGAGGCCGGGCACAGGCAGAGTCCCTAAAAAGTGCAAGAAAGGATGTAAAAGCAAGAAAATTAATTTCGCCCTCCGATGTGAAGAATTATACAGAGGTTATATCAAGCAGCCTGAAAAAAGGTGATATTGTTTTTGTGGAGGCCGGAGAGCAGATTCCAATGGACGGCGATGTCTTAGACGGTGCAGCTTCCGTGGACGAGAGTGCCATTACAGGTGAATCTGCGCCGGTAATCCGTGAATCCGGTGGTGACAGAAGTGCCGTTACCGGCGGTACCACCCTTGTTTCTGACTGGCTCATCATTCGAATTACAGCAGAAGCGGGAGAGAGTTTTCTGGATAAGATGATAGCAATGGTGGAAGGTGCAGCAAGAAAGAAGACTCCCAATGAAATTGCTCTGCAGATACTCCTGGTGGCCTTAACCATTATCTTTTTGGTTGTAACGGCTATGCTGCTTCCCTTTACCAGATTCTCCAGTATGCTAGCAGACAGCGGAGCCCCCATTTCCATAACAAATATAATTGCCTTGCTGGTGTGTCTGGCGCCTACTACCATAGGAGCGCTGCTATCCTCCATCGGTATAGCCGGTATGAGCCGTCTGAATCAGGCGAATGTACTGGCTATGAGCGGAAGAGCCATTGAAGCCGCTGGAGATGTGGATGTACTGCTCCTTGACAAGACCGGAACAATTACCCTTGGTAATCGTCAGGCCAGCGAATTTCTTCCTTTACAGGGAGTGAGTGAAGAAGAGCTTGCAGATGCAGCGCAGCTATCTTCTATTGCCGATGAGACAGCAGAAGGCAGAAGTATTGTTATTCTTGCAAAAGAAAAATTCGGTATCAGAGGAAGGGAATTGCAAAAGCTTCAGGCGTCTTTTATTGAATTTACGGCTAAAACCCGTATGAGCGGTATTGATTTTCAGGGAAATGAAATCCGTAAAGGTGCAGCAGAAGCAGTGAAATCCTATGTTACTGAAAAAGGCGGTGAATACACAGAGGAGTGTGACCGTCTTGTAAAAGAAGTGGCGAAAGCCGGTGGAACTCCGCTGGTAGTGGCTAAAAATGAGAAGGTACTGGGGGTAATTTATTTAAAGGATATTGTTAAGAATGGTGTGAAAGAGCGGTTTGAGGATTTGCGCAGGATGGGCATCAAGACAATAATGATAACCGGAGATAATCCGATGACCGCAGCAGCTATAGCAGCAGAAGCGGGAGTGGATGATTTTCTGGCAGAAGCAACACCGGAAGCCAAATTAAGCCTCATCCGTGATTACCAGACCAAAGGACATCTGGTAGCCATGACAGGAGACGGAACCAATGATGCGCCAGCCCTTGCGCAGGCAGATGTAGCGGTAGCCATGAATTCTGGAACCCAGGCTGCCAAGGAAGCTGGAAACATGGTGGA from Anaerocolumna sp. AGMB13020 encodes the following:
- the kdpB gene encoding potassium-transporting ATPase subunit KdpB; its protein translation is MKEKSFDKSILSDAILQSFMKLNPAAQLRNPVMFVVYVGAIFTSFLFLLSFAGIKDESSGYTFAIAMILWFTCLFANFAEAIAEGRGRAQAESLKSARKDVKARKLISPSDVKNYTEVISSSLKKGDIVFVEAGEQIPMDGDVLDGAASVDESAITGESAPVIRESGGDRSAVTGGTTLVSDWLIIRITAEAGESFLDKMIAMVEGAARKKTPNEIALQILLVALTIIFLVVTAMLLPFTRFSSMLADSGAPISITNIIALLVCLAPTTIGALLSSIGIAGMSRLNQANVLAMSGRAIEAAGDVDVLLLDKTGTITLGNRQASEFLPLQGVSEEELADAAQLSSIADETAEGRSIVILAKEKFGIRGRELQKLQASFIEFTAKTRMSGIDFQGNEIRKGAAEAVKSYVTEKGGEYTEECDRLVKEVAKAGGTPLVVAKNEKVLGVIYLKDIVKNGVKERFEDLRRMGIKTIMITGDNPMTAAAIAAEAGVDDFLAEATPEAKLSLIRDYQTKGHLVAMTGDGTNDAPALAQADVAVAMNSGTQAAKEAGNMVDLDSNPTKLIDIVRIGKQLLMTRGSLTTFSVANDVAKYFAIIPVLFFSIYPELSVLNFMGLTSTVSAILSAIIYNALIIIALIPLALKGVKYRELPAVKLLQRNLLFYGLGGIIAPFIAIKVIDMLLSAFGVV